CCCCGCCGCCGGAACGGTGTCGGGCACCGTGGTGATGGCGCCCGGCGACGCCAACCTGACCTTCAAGGAGTACGTACGGTCACCGATCACCTGCACGCTGGAGGCCGACCACGTGGTCGACGTGTCCGGCGACGGCCTGGACGCGGAGCTGTTCGCCTCGTACCTGGCCGCCTGGGAGGAGCCGGAGGCCTACGCCGTCAGCCACGTGGGCTGGGGCATGAACCCGGACTGCCGGTGGGACGTACTCCCGCTCTACGACAAGGCAGACCTGAACGGCACCGAGCTGCGTGCCTTCGCCGGCAACTTCCTGTGGTCGACCGGCGCCAACGAGGTGGCAGGCCGGTTCTGCCGTGGCCACTTCGACCTGCCCATGCGGAACTGCACGGTGGCCCTGGACGGCGAACCGGTGGTGGTTGACGGCAGGTTGGTGGGTGACCTGGCCTGACCCTCGGGGCGACCTGGCCTGGTCTCCGCACCGGCGTGACGATCGATCGGTCAGGTCAGGAGGTGCGGATGGTGAGGTGCTTGGTGCCGCTGATCAGGTTTGAGCGCAGGCGGTCCGAGGTCCCGGTGATCTCGATTTCGGTGGTGCGCTTCAGCAACTCCTGCAGGGTGATCCTGATCTCCATGCGGGCCAGCCAGGCCCCCAGGCAGAGGTGTGGTCCGTTTCGGCCGAACGCCACGTGGTCGTTGGGGTCGCGACCGATGTCGAACCGGTACGGGTCGTCGAACTTCCGGTCGTCGTAGTCGGCCGACACCCACCAAAGCACCACCTTGTCGCCCTCGGCGATCGTGCGACCGCCCAGTTCCTGGTCGCTGGTGGCGGTGCGCCGGAAGTGGGTGGTCACCGTGGTCCACCGCAGAACCTCCTCCACCGCGGTGTCCATGAGCGAGGGGTCGTCGCGCAGTGCCCGCAGCTGGTCTGGGTGGTCGACGAGCGCCCTGAGCCCCTCGGTCAGCGAGTACCGGGTCGTGTCGTTGCCGGCCGCCACCAGCAGGGCGAAGAAGTTGTTGAATTCCAGGTCGCTGAGCGGTTCGCCGTCGGTGGTGGGTTCCAGCAGCCGGGAGATGACGTCGTCGTGCGGGCAGCCCCGACGCTCGGCGGCAGCCTCCTGGGCGTACCGGAAGACCTCCAGGCCGGCCGGGCTGCGAAACGGGATGAGCCGGAACTCCTCGGTGTCGACCCGGTCGACGACGTGGTCGGTGTACTCGGGGTCCGAGTTGGAGAGCAGCTGGTCGCCCCAGTCCACCAGCTGTTCGGCGTGCTCGTCCGGGACTCCGAGCAGGCGGCCCAGCATCCGCATGGGCAGCACCCGGGCCACTTCGGCGACGAAGTCGAACTCGCCGAGGGCCAGGGCGCAGTCCAGGATCCCACCGGTCAACTCACGGATCGGGTCCTCGTAGGATTCGACGGTCTTGCGGGTGAAGCCCCGGTTCACCAGGCGGCGCAGCCGGGTGTGGTCAGGTGGGTCCAGCTCCATCATGGTGCGCCGGGCCCGGGTCTCCTCGGCGTCCATCTCCTCCAGTCGGATTCCCATGAACGAGGTGAGGTCGTCCCACCGGCGGTTGGCGTCGACCACGTCGGCGTAGCGGGTGACTGCCCAGAAGCCCGAGCCGTCCTCCTCGTCCACCCACGAGACCGGCTCCTCGTCACGGAGCCGCTGCAGCGTTGCATAGGGAACGCCGTCCATCCACGTGTCGTGGGATGCCAGATCCGCGTGGCCGTCGTCGGAGTCGGGCGCCCAGGGGTGGCGGTCGATCCGGGCGGTGGTCATGGTCCGTCCTGCGTCGATCCATCCTCGGCCGACAGGTCCTCCAGCGTGGTGCCGCCGTTCCACGAGACGCCGACGCTGCGCCAGTAGCCGGCGATCATCTCCCGTGGTGCCAGCCGGTCCAACTCCTCGACCGGGGAGTCGAAGACCCGCAGGTCGACGTCGCCGGTGAAAGCCGGTCCGACCTCGGCGTCGTAGCCCCGCATGGTGACCAACTCGTTCAACGAGTCGGTGCCGTCGGCCTCTATGGCCGGAAGGAAGCGGTGGTGGAGCATCGGCAGGGCGTTCACGAAGCCGGTGTGGTCGCTGGGGCCGGTGATGGTGAACTCGGCCTCCACCAGCCGGCGTCCGTAGGCGGAGCAGGTGGCGCCGAACCGGCCGCCGGGTTCGAGGCGGGGTCCGGCCCTCCCTACGGTGACAGGTCGAGTCACCCAGATGTCGCCCAACTTCTTGGGGTAGCCCTGCACGTGGCCGCGCAGCATGGCGTAGTCCTTGTCGACCCAGATGTAGACGCAACGGCTGTAGTGCTCGCCCCGGTAGCGGCAGCGCACGACGACGAAGCACTCCTTGTACTGGAGGCGGTCGGGGTCCAGTACCTCGTTTAGGTCGTCGGAGCAGGACTGCCAGTCGGCCCAGATGACCGCTACGGCGCCGGGGTCGTCCTCGGCGGGGCTGAGCGGCGCGGGAAGGAGTTCGGCTACGGCTGCCGGGTCAGTGCGGTACTCGATGGTGAGCATGTCGCCCGAGTAGTGCCAGGGGGGCGATGGGACGAGCGACGACCTGCCGGTCGGTGTCCTGGGAAAGGTGAATCCCCTGGGTTCTGCCATGCCGGGTACCCTATCATTTGGACCCTAACGATTTCCATGGGAAGATCCAGTGGAACGGCATGGCGGCC
This region of Acidimicrobiales bacterium genomic DNA includes:
- a CDS encoding acetoacetate decarboxylase family protein — translated: MAEPRGFTFPRTPTGRSSLVPSPPWHYSGDMLTIEYRTDPAAVAELLPAPLSPAEDDPGAVAVIWADWQSCSDDLNEVLDPDRLQYKECFVVVRCRYRGEHYSRCVYIWVDKDYAMLRGHVQGYPKKLGDIWVTRPVTVGRAGPRLEPGGRFGATCSAYGRRLVEAEFTITGPSDHTGFVNALPMLHHRFLPAIEADGTDSLNELVTMRGYDAEVGPAFTGDVDLRVFDSPVEELDRLAPREMIAGYWRSVGVSWNGGTTLEDLSAEDGSTQDGP
- a CDS encoding cytochrome P450, producing the protein MTTARIDRHPWAPDSDDGHADLASHDTWMDGVPYATLQRLRDEEPVSWVDEEDGSGFWAVTRYADVVDANRRWDDLTSFMGIRLEEMDAEETRARRTMMELDPPDHTRLRRLVNRGFTRKTVESYEDPIRELTGGILDCALALGEFDFVAEVARVLPMRMLGRLLGVPDEHAEQLVDWGDQLLSNSDPEYTDHVVDRVDTEEFRLIPFRSPAGLEVFRYAQEAAAERRGCPHDDVISRLLEPTTDGEPLSDLEFNNFFALLVAAGNDTTRYSLTEGLRALVDHPDQLRALRDDPSLMDTAVEEVLRWTTVTTHFRRTATSDQELGGRTIAEGDKVVLWWVSADYDDRKFDDPYRFDIGRDPNDHVAFGRNGPHLCLGAWLARMEIRITLQELLKRTTEIEITGTSDRLRSNLISGTKHLTIRTS